One region of Candidatus Paceibacterota bacterium genomic DNA includes:
- a CDS encoding DUF6429 family protein, whose product MTPNLGKIDDAILALLHLTSFTEGSGALKSTRAWKGHNWDALARLHAKRYISHPVGNAKSVLPSDEGKARAEKLFRRLFCD is encoded by the coding sequence ATGACACCGAACCTTGGTAAGATAGACGATGCGATCCTGGCGCTGCTGCACCTGACCAGTTTTACGGAAGGCAGTGGGGCGCTCAAATCAACGCGCGCCTGGAAGGGACACAACTGGGACGCTTTGGCCCGCCTTCATGCCAAACGCTATATCAGTCATCCCGTCGGCAATGCCAAATCGGTCCTGCCCTCGGACGAGGGGAAAGCCCGCGCCGAGAAGCTATTCCGCCGCTTGTTTTGTGATTGA